Proteins encoded in a region of the Salminus brasiliensis chromosome 2, fSalBra1.hap2, whole genome shotgun sequence genome:
- the rtcb gene encoding RNA-splicing ligase RtcB homolog, translating to MSRSYNDELQYLDKIDKNCWRIKKGFVPNMQVEGVFYVNDSLEKLMFEELRNACRGGGFGGFLPAMKQIGNVAALPGIVHKSVGLPDVHSGYGFAIGNMAAFDMSDPTAVVSPGGVGFDINCGVRLLRTNLDEGDVQPVKEQLAQALFDHIPVGVGSKGVIPMSAKDLEEALEMGVDWSLREGYAWAEDKEHCEEYGRMLQADPNKVSSKAKKRGLPQLGTLGAGNHYAEIQVVDEIYNDYAAKKMGIDHKGQVCVMIHSGSRGLGHQVATDALVAMEKAMKRDNIVVNDRQLACARITSAEGQDYLKGMAAAGNYAWVNRSSMTFLTRQAFSKVFSTTPDDLDMHVIYDVSHNIAKVEEHMVDGKQKTLLVHRKGSTRAFPPHHPLIAVDYQLTGQPVLIGGTMGTCSYVLTGTEQGMTETFGTTCHGAGRALSRAKSRRNLDFQDVLDKLADMGIAIRVASPKLVMEEAPESYKNVTDVVNTCHDAGISKKAIKLRPIAVIKG from the exons ATGAGTCGCTCGTACAACGATGAGCTCCAGTATCTGGATAAGATCGATAAGAACTGCTGGAGAATTAAGAAGGGCTTCGTCCCAAACATGCAG GTAGAGGGCGTGTTCTATGTCAACGATTCTCTGGAGAAGTTGATGTTTGAGGAGCTGCGAAATGCTTGTCGTGGAGGAG GGTTTGGAGGATTTTTGCCTGCTATGAAGCAAATTGGCAATGTGGCAGCCCTGCCCGGAATCGTGCAT AAATCTGTAGGCTTACCCGACGTTCACTCTGGATATGGCTTTGCAATTGGAAACATGGCAGCTTTTGACATGAGTGACCCCACAGCAGTTGTGTCGCCAG GTGGTGTCGGTTTTGATATTAACTGTGGTGTGCGTCTGCTGAGGACTAACCTGGACGAAGGAGATGTGCAACCTGTGAAGGAGCAGCTAGCTCAGGCGCTGTTTGACCACATCCCTGTAGGAGTGGGATCCAAAGGCGTGATTCCCATGAGTGCCAA AGACCTGGAGGAAGCGCTGGAGATGGGAGTGGACTGGTCTCTGCGTGAGGGCTACGCCTGGGCCGAAGATAAAGAGCACTGTGAGGAATATGGCAGGATGTTGCAGGCCGACCCAAACAAAGTCTCCTCTAAGGCCAAGAAGAGAGGACTGCCACAG TTAGGGACGTTGGGTGCTGGTAACCACTATGCTGAGATCCAGGTGGTAGATGAGATCTACAATGACTACGCGGCTAAGAAGATGGGCATAGATCACAAAGGCCAAGTGTGTGTGATGATCCACAGTGGGAGTCGTGGTCTGGGACACCAAGTGGCCACAG ATGCGTTGGTTGCCATGGAGAAGGCGATGAAGCGAGATAACATTGTGGTAAATGATCGTCAGCTTGCCTGCGCTCGCATCACTTCCGCTGAGGGTCAGGACTACCTAAAAGGCATGGCTGCGGCAGGCAACTATGCATGGGTCAACCGCTCCTCCATGACCTTCCTCACACGCCAG GCTTTCTCAAAAGTGTTCAGCACCACGCCGGATGACCTGGACATGCATGTGATTTATGATGTGTCCCATAACATCGCTAAGGTGGAGGAGCACATGGTGGATGGTAAACAGAAGACACTGCTGGTGCACCGCAAAGGCTCCACAAGAGCTTTCCCCCCTCATCATCCCCTCATTGCCGTCGACTACCAG CTGACAGGTCAGCCTGTGCTGATTGGTGGCACGATGGGCACCTGTAGCTATGTACTGACTGGCACAGAACAAGGCATGACCGAGACCTTCGGCACCACCTGTCACGGCGCA GGTCGAGCACTGTCCCGAGCAAAATCTCGCAGGAATCTGGACTTCCAGGATGTTTTGGATAAACTGGCTGACATGGGCATCGCCATTAGAGTGGCTTCACCCAAACTGGTGATGGAAGAG GCTCCTGAATCCTACAAAAACGTGACCGACGTGGTCAACACGTGCCATGACGCCGGCATCAGCAAGAAGGCCATCAAACTCAGACCCATCGCTGTCATTAAGGGTTAA